A stretch of the Filimonas lacunae genome encodes the following:
- a CDS encoding OmpA family protein produces MKRMLSGVLAICMYAATAQYAARYEKAADAYFAQGDYFSAAQYYEKYITGNEKGLGNSYDPYAIQSLQQTAAVSAAKKQAVFRLAECYRFLHYPVKAEKWYLFVAEHYKDAYPQARFYYAVSLRELQNAAEAEYAFRLFLKEYALPDAYSTAAARELDNLAFAQKQLSKDISNYTIRPLPALGGSVTNYAPVLIQDTLLFTAAVSLPDAKAKHVNHVFSAVYKEGVRGEAVPLALPVTGAMHQGAVSVTPDGNTLFVTQWTVREGKKQAAIYRSKRVATGWGMPEPLGKEVNAVGYNAQQPCVTGDGKYLLYASDKAGGTGGWDIWYASLDVRGNILATGNAGNTINTAGDEQAPYYHQASGTLVFASNGKTGMGGYDLFAATGKPGAFAVAENMGYPINSIRDDIYFAVKPGTDNVYENVFISSDRASDCCLDLFYVTKTPPPVVAVHKAPVKDSIPASVIITPEVVAVKEERNIIPDVYFAVNEWKPLETSYTSLDKLVAYLKEHVTFYVEIGGHTDSTGNVATNRLLSENRAKSVVDYLISKGIAAERLTYKGYGASVPVAPNSKRDGSDNPEGRTRNRRTEYTIWKR; encoded by the coding sequence ATGAAAAGAATGTTATCAGGCGTGCTGGCTATTTGCATGTATGCAGCTACAGCGCAATATGCTGCCCGGTATGAAAAGGCAGCTGATGCTTATTTTGCACAGGGTGATTATTTTTCGGCTGCTCAGTATTATGAAAAATATATAACAGGTAATGAAAAAGGATTGGGCAATAGCTACGATCCCTATGCTATTCAGTCTTTGCAGCAAACGGCTGCTGTTTCTGCTGCTAAAAAGCAGGCAGTGTTTCGCCTGGCAGAGTGTTATCGTTTTTTGCATTACCCGGTTAAAGCAGAAAAATGGTATCTGTTTGTTGCAGAACATTATAAGGACGCTTATCCGCAGGCCCGTTTTTATTATGCAGTGAGTTTGCGTGAGTTGCAAAATGCTGCTGAAGCGGAGTATGCTTTCCGTTTGTTTTTAAAAGAGTATGCTTTGCCGGATGCTTATTCCACTGCTGCAGCACGCGAACTGGATAACCTGGCATTTGCCCAAAAGCAACTGTCAAAGGATATCAGTAATTATACTATTCGTCCATTACCTGCTTTGGGTGGTAGCGTTACTAATTATGCACCGGTGCTTATACAGGATACTTTATTATTTACTGCTGCAGTGTCTTTGCCTGATGCCAAAGCTAAGCATGTAAACCATGTTTTTTCTGCTGTGTATAAAGAAGGGGTTAGAGGTGAGGCTGTGCCGCTGGCTTTACCTGTAACAGGCGCTATGCACCAGGGGGCTGTAAGTGTTACGCCTGATGGTAACACGCTTTTTGTAACGCAGTGGACTGTTCGGGAAGGAAAGAAGCAGGCGGCTATTTACCGGAGCAAACGGGTGGCTACCGGTTGGGGTATGCCTGAGCCATTGGGTAAAGAAGTAAATGCAGTCGGCTACAATGCACAGCAGCCTTGTGTAACGGGGGATGGCAAATATCTGTTGTATGCCAGTGATAAAGCAGGCGGCACCGGTGGCTGGGACATATGGTATGCTTCACTGGATGTGCGTGGTAATATCTTAGCTACAGGCAATGCTGGAAATACCATTAATACCGCAGGAGATGAACAAGCGCCTTATTATCACCAGGCGTCGGGTACTTTGGTATTTGCCAGTAATGGAAAAACGGGTATGGGAGGATATGATCTATTTGCTGCTACAGGCAAACCTGGTGCATTTGCTGTTGCAGAAAATATGGGATATCCCATAAACTCTATAAGGGATGATATTTACTTTGCTGTTAAGCCAGGGACTGACAATGTATATGAAAATGTATTCATCAGTTCTGACAGGGCATCTGATTGTTGCCTGGATTTGTTTTATGTTACTAAAACTCCACCTCCAGTTGTTGCTGTGCATAAAGCGCCTGTAAAGGATTCTATTCCGGCTTCTGTAATCATTACACCGGAAGTGGTGGCTGTTAAAGAGGAAAGAAATATTATTCCGGATGTGTATTTTGCTGTTAACGAATGGAAGCCCTTAGAAACTTCCTACACTTCCTTAGATAAACTGGTGGCTTATTTAAAAGAACATGTTACGTTTTATGTTGAAATAGGAGGGCATACGGATTCTACAGGAAATGTGGCAACTAACAGGCTGTTATCGGAGAATAGAGCTAAAAGTGTGGTGGATTATCTCATTAGTAAGGGAATTGCAGCGGAAAGGTTAACTTATAAGGGATATGGTGCAAGTGTGCCTGTTGCCCCTAATTCAAAACGGGATGGTAGCGATAACCCGGAAGGAAGGACGCGTAACCGCAGAACAGAATATACTATTTGGAAAAGATAA